The Canis lupus familiaris isolate Mischka breed German Shepherd chromosome 1, alternate assembly UU_Cfam_GSD_1.0, whole genome shotgun sequence DNA window CTCTTGtctcttcttcagttttttttttttaatattttttaaaattttatttatttatgatagtcacagagagagagagagagagagagaggcagagacataggcagagggagaagcaggctccatgcaccgggagcccgacgtgggattcgatcccgggtctccaggatcgcgccctgggccaaaggcaggcgccaaactgctgcgccacccagggatccctctcttcttCAGTTAACTCTTCCTATTCTCCAGGTCTCTGCTCAGGcgtcacctcttccaggaagtcctCCCAGACCTCACTGATAGGTCAAGTCCCCCAGTATCGGCTCTCTCGGCTCTGTGATCTCTTCCTAATGGCCCCCGTGTCTCTGACATTTCATGTTTCTTCCTGTGAATATCTTGCTAACATCTACCTCACACACTGGACAGAGCTAAAAACAGAGACCTCTTCAGACTTGGCCTTTGGCATGACACAAATGCTCAAAAAACACCTAGGAGGTAAAAAAGGAACCAGTTCTCTGAGCATACTGACTCCCACAGTCATGCAGACTGAGGCGATAATTCTAACTATAGTTCattcttaggaaaataaatttcagtaagttttttattttgcaaagtgAAGTTAATTACACCATTTTCTGAGTCTTATTTTATGGATTCAGTTCAGTATTCAACAATGATTCATTGAGCATCTTCTCTGTCCTCGGCATTATTCCAGCTGCTGGCGGAAATGCACAGTATGTTACAGGGTGCTAGGAGCTAAGGACAAAAATCAAGTAAAGTGGAAAACAGAGAAGATTTAAATTTCATACTGAGATCTATGAAGGCCTCACATTTGGAGGGTGACATTTAgtggagggggcgcctgggtggctcagttggttaagcattcagctagggtcaggatcccagggtccttggatcgagccccacatctggccccctgctcagcacggagtctgcttctccttctccctctatctgctCATGctttcatgctttctctttctctccctccctcaaataaataaatcttaaaaaaagaaaaaaaaaaaagactggaagggtGGGGTGAGCCATGTGAAGCCATATAAAAAAGAACGATGTGAGTGTGGGGTacacagcatatgcaaaggccctaagGTGGAGGTTACCTGGGATACTGGGATGTCTGAGGAGTAAGggggggacagagaggaggaTGTGAGTTGATGCATGCAGAGGCCCTCCGTGTTCCAACTTCTCCCAACAGGTCCAGTCTCATCACTTACCCTGACCCCCCTCACACTCTatgctgttccctccacctggCATGCCCCTCCCGCTCCTTATCTTAAGTTGTCCTTTCCTCATCTTTCGGGTCTCAGCTCAGGCATCCCTTCCTTCAGGAGGCCCCTTCTGATACTTCTAGGAGGAGTGTCAGGCACCTCTCTGGGCGCCCCCAGTTCCCTGGGCCTTTCCCAGCCCGGATCGGCCCCCTCTGCTTGTCACTGTCCAGAGATGGCTAGGTGTCTCTCCCTGCTGGACTGGGGGCTCCACGAGGGGAGGGCCTATCCTGGTTATCACACAGAGCAACGTGCAGCCaagtatttgttcaataaataaatgaatgaggggGGTCTCACGTGGATGCGGCAGCCGTCGTCTACGGGGTACGAACCCAGCAGCGCATCCTCCTGGTCCAGCTTGCTGTAGAACTTGTCGTCAGCTCCATACAGCTCCAGTTCCATGCAAGACGCAGGACTGCCCACCACCAGCTCTAGTTTACACTGCGCGGGGAGCAGCCGGTGGAAGCCGGTGGAAGCCGTCAGCGGCCCCACCCTCTGCCCGGGGGCTCCACCCCTCGCTACATACATTCGCAGGTTTGTACTTgcgaatttatttatttatacattttttaaagtaaactgtaCGCCCAACGCGGGCCTCGGACTCACGAGCCGAGATGGAGAATCGCcagctcttccagctgagcccgCCAGGCGCCCCGAGGGTCCGCCCCTTGCAACGACCATCACCCCATCCCCGCTCCTTCAAGGGACCCACCATTTAGGAGCCACCCGGTTATCCTTGGCCACGCCCTATGCAACCTCTAATTTTCCCTGGCTTCGCCCCCCATTTCTGGAACTTCAGGTTCGCCCCCACCCCATCCGCCCGCGGCCCAGCCCCCAGGCGGTTCAACCCGGGTTGGTCCCGGCCCCTCCTCGCGGTCGGGAAGCCCCTCCGTGCCTtcctcgccccgccccctcaCACCtacgccccgcccccgggccccgcccccacggCCACACCTTGAACTCCGCTATGGTGAGGCTGCGACTGTACCGCTTTTCAGAGCGGAAGCTGTTGAGAGAGCTGCTGATGAACACGGTCACGGTGGGCGCCGACAAGCCCGTCACCTCCATCTCGCCGCGCCCTGCCGGGGTCCGCAGCCCGGTCGGTCGCCTCACACCGGctccgcagccgccgccgccgcttctGGGAtatcggccccgccccctgctcccgaCCCGGCCAATCCTCGCCCTCCCGCGAGCAGGGCCCGCCAATCGCCGCCGTCCCTTTCCACGCCAGGAAGAGGCCTCCCCCGTGCTCTTGGGTGGGCCCAGCCAATCCCGAGAGGCCTTCCATGGAGCACAGTTCTTCCAATAGCCGCCCGGGAAACGGCCCGGCGGACGGAGGCTGAAGCCCCCAGGAAGGACTGGCAAGAGTTACCTCGTCCGCGCATGTGCACTGGCCGTCAGCCAGGGACTGCAATGGCTTCATTCATGCTCCGCGCCTTGCTTATTACGAGAAGCATCGTGTTCCTGGCTCTCGTCCCATACTGCTCTACAAACTGGGGAAGCGAGGCTCGAAAGTCGGAAACAATTACCGCAGGATATCGGAAAAATTAAAGCAAGTTGTTAATGGAACCTCGGCCTAGAGAGACAAGTTCAAAGCCACTGGGAGCCGGTGCACGTGTTAGCCCCGCCCCGCCGTAGCGCGAAGCAACTAGGCGTGACCCTTCCCGCGACCCGTCGCGCGGCGGAGCCAGGGCGCAGGGCTCGACGGGCCCGGCGTCGCTATGGAGCCAGACGGGACCTACGAGCCCGGTTTCGTGGGTATTCGATTCTGCCAGGAATGGTGAGGCCGGGGCTGCGAGTGCGCAAGGGGAGCAAGTAACGGCCCCAGGACTGACCTCTGGCTTCCTCCTCCCCGCAGTAACAACATGCTTTATCCCAAGGAGGACAAGGAGAACCGCATCCTGCTCTACGCGGTGAGCGCGGGCGGCCGCGGCGACGGGGTCCCCCCAGAACGGTCCCCGGTTCTCGGCGTGGCCCCAACCTACTCCACGTGCCCCTTACCCCTCTCTACGCCCCCTTCGTGTTTTGGTCTCCTTTTCTATCCCCTGGGTGAACCCTAGTCTCTTGTGTGGCCCATCCCGGAGGTGATTCCCAACATACTCCGTTACCCCAACTTGGAGACCCCGTGATTTAGTCATGGCCCAGCCTTCCCTTCCAGTCCCCCCCGGATCTCTCCGTGACCCCCTCCCGCCACGCTCGCCCTCTCTAGTGCCGGAATTGCGATTACCAGCAGGAAGCCGACAACAGCTGCATCTATGTCAACAAGATCACGCACGAAGTGGAGTGAGTGGCAGGACTAGAGCCTGGGGACGGGGTTGTTGGCTGGGGAGCCTCATCTGGGCCTAACTATTCACTTCTGCTCCCCCAGCGAACTGACCCAGATCATCGCCGACGTGTCCCAGGACCCCACGTTGCCGCGGACCGAGGACCACCCGTGCCAAAAGTGAGCGCGCTGTTGGTGCTGGGGATGGAGAGCGGCTCGTCCTTAACGGGTGGACGGAGGAGGGGAGGGTATGGTAGGCTGAGGGGCTGCCTGTCCTCCCAGGTGTGGCCACAAGGAGGCGGTGTTCTTCCAGTCACATAGTGCCCGGGCTGAGGTGAGTGGCAGGAGGACTTTGCGCGTCGCAGGGTTGGCCCTCCCCGGGCAGGGATGCCAGTATTGGGGGGAACCTTGCCCTTCCGGGTGTCCCCCTTCCCAATGGGGAAAGCCCCTTTGCCTGTTATCTCGGAGTGAGGGTCTGCTGGATGTTCTGTGTTGTACCCTTCTGTGAGGTCCAGACCCTTCCTAACTGCAACCTTTCTGCCAGGACGCCATGCGCTTGTACTACGTGTGCACGGCCCCACACTGTGGCCACCGCTGGACCGAGTGAACTATCCTCCCCTGTGTGTAATAAATACTGTGTTTTGTGCGTGCATTTCCTGCATTTATTTGCCTCTCGTGAGTTGTGTGGGATGCACATTCTCAGGCAGCGTGATGTAGAGCACGGTGCTGCACGTAGGTGTCGGGCCTCGAGCAGGTGAAGCCACAGTCCTCACACACATGCAGCTTCTCACGGCGCTCACGGTAAGCATAGCTGGCCGGCTGCCCGTGCACCTTGGCGAGATGAGCTTCAAGGGAGCAGCGCTGTGTAAATGCTTTCCCGCAAGCTCCACAGCGGAACGGCCGGATCCCTgtgcagaagggcagaggggggaggACAGACAGGGGAGTGGCCTCCAAACCAAAGCCTTCCCACCCTGCCTTCCAGGAACATTCCTGCATCCCGAATCCTAGTTGTCCAGACTCCTCTGCCCACGTCCCGTGTGCTACCTCCACCCAGTGCAAACATGGGCCAGACACGTGTGTTCCCCCTCTGCTCATCAGGAGTTTCCTTCCCCGGGGGTAGAAGGAAGGACGCTTTGCCTTACATCTTTCTGTTTAGGACCTAAATCATGTAACTACTACGGTCTTCATCTGTACCCCTCAGCAGGCTGCTACCCTGGCACCACCTTATACCTACTGGCTGGGATCCTTAAATAGGTTTTCCAAGCCTCCTGGTGGCTGAGTCTCCACCCCAAAAACACAAATGCTGGAAACTCCACATCCTGGGGACCTTTCTCCCTATTTTGTTCCCAACCTTCCTGGGGCCCAACCGCCTTTCCctatccctgcccctcctcaccagTGTGAGTCCTCATGTGACGCTTGAGGTCGAAGGCATCGTGAAAGCCTTTGCCACAACAGCGGCACACATGGCGACGTGCAGGGCTGTGGCACTTGAGGTGCCGTGTCAGCATGCGCTGCAAAGGGAAGGCCTTGGGGCAGAGTGGGCAGCCAAGCGTCCCGGGGCCCCTGGGACTGGAGGCCAGACTGCCCTGCCTCGGCTGTGGGAGGCACATGGGAGTTAGACCCCCTGGGTGGGGCAAACGGAATACCTAGAACCAGGAACCAAGGAGGTCTGGGAAGGCCCGAGACTGTTCTTTGTGTGTGAAAATGCTACGCTCTCTCCAAGGCCTTCCCTGGCCCTTCCCCATTGCCTTTACCCTGCTTTATATTTCTCCATAGCACATCTTccaacataatatatatttttctaattttattatctatAGCTATAGCCCCCACCAGCTCCAGGAAGGAATGAGTTTTTGTCTCATTCCTGGTAAATATCCATTGAGGAAAGCCGTTCCTGgctttcaacaaatactgataTAATCTCAGTCACATATATAATCTGGCTAGTGCTTTCCTTCTTCCAGGTCATGCACAGCTGAATACCCCTTCAGAGGGTCCCcagccttcccccaccccccatcttgTTCCTGTCACTTTTGTCTGATCTGACATAAAGCAAATCACCATCCACTTGGCTTGAATCTTGTTTTGCCCCACTGGACAGAGAGACCTCTGGGGGTAGGAAATGTGGCTGCCCGCTCGGGAAATGGTGCCTGGGCTGAAGCCTAACAGTGAGCTCTATTAAGAAAGGAAAGGCATTTCCAGCAGAGAGAACAATAGATGGAAAGGTCCTGAGGCTGGAGAGGCATGTGCAAATGGGCTCAGGAAGTAAGGGGCAGTCAGGTTCTGTCTCAGCTGAGAGTGGGCAGGGATGAAACTGAGCAGGGTCCTGTGGTCCAGCTGCAGACTCACCGCCGCCCAAGAGTCCCGGAGGCCAGGAGATTGGCGTGCTGGTGGGCCCTGCTGGTTGCTGCAGTCTGAGGAGAGAAACCCAGATGGTGATGCTTTGTGTCTCACCTACCCTTCACCTCCAGGCCCAGTGAGGGGCCCACCTGGAACATAGGCATCTCCTCGAAGCTGGTCAGGCAGGTGGCCCCAGTTGGGTGGCTGTGGACGCCGACTCCTGACCAGGAAGGCACGGGGCATCACCTCCAGGAATGGTAAGATGGCCTTAGACGGATGCCTGCCTCTTCCACTTGCAGGCACACCTCAGCCCCAGGATGActaggagggggaagggaaggagggaggagggagccttGGAGGAACCTCATTCTCTCCATGCAAATTTTGTGACCAGC harbors:
- the OVOL3 gene encoding putative transcription factor ovo-like protein 3 translates to MPRAFLVRSRRPQPPNWGHLPDQLRGDAYVPDCSNQQGPPARQSPGLRDSWAAPRQGSLASSPRGPGTLGCPLCPKAFPLQRMLTRHLKCHSPARRHVCRCCGKGFHDAFDLKRHMRTHTGIRPFRCGACGKAFTQRCSLEAHLAKVHGQPASYAYRERREKLHVCEDCGFTCSRPDTYVQHRALHHAA
- the POLR2I gene encoding DNA-directed RNA polymerase II subunit RPB9 codes for the protein MEPDGTYEPGFVGIRFCQECNNMLYPKEDKENRILLYACRNCDYQQEADNSCIYVNKITHEVDELTQIIADVSQDPTLPRTEDHPCQKCGHKEAVFFQSHSARAEDAMRLYYVCTAPHCGHRWTE